In Phocoena phocoena chromosome 3, mPhoPho1.1, whole genome shotgun sequence, a single window of DNA contains:
- the IL12B gene encoding interleukin-12 subunit beta, translating to MYPQQLVVSWFSLVLLASPIMAIWELEKNVYVVELDWYPDAPGEMVVLTCDTPEEDGITWTSDQSDEVLGSGKTLTIQIKEFGDAGQYTCHKGGEVLSHSLLLLHKKEDGIWSTDILKDQKEPKNKSFIKCEAKNYSGHFTCWWLTAISTDLKFSVQSSTGSSDPRGVTCGAATLSAERVRVDHREYKKYTVGCQEGSACPAAEESLPIEVVVEAVHKLKYENYTSSFFIRDIIKPDPPKNLQLKPLKNSRYVEVSWEYPDTWSTPHSYFSLTFCVQVQGKNKRERKDKLFTDKTSAKVTCHKDANVRVQAQDRYYSSYWSEWASVSCS from the exons ATGTACCCTCAGCAGTTGGTTGTCTCCTGGTTTTCCCTGGTTTTGCTGGCATCTCCCATCATGGCTATATGGGAACTGGAGAAAAATG TTTATGTTGTAGAATTGGATTGGTATCCTGACGCCCCTGGAGAAATGGTGGTTCTCACCTGCGATACCCCTGAAGAAGATGGCATCACCTGGACCTCAGACCAGAGCGATGAGGTCTTGGGTTCTGGCAAAACTTTGACCATCCAAATCAAAGAGTTTGGAGATGCTGGGCAGTACACCTGTCACAAAGGAGGCGAGGTTCTGAGCCATTCGCTCCTGCTGCTTCACAAAAAGGAAGACGGAATCTGGTCCACTGATATCTTAAAGGACCAGAAAG AGCCCAAAAATAAGAGCTTTATAAAATGTGAGGCAAAGAATTATTCCGGACATTTCACCTGCTGGTGGCTGACAGCAATCAGTACTGATTTGAAATTCAGTGTCCAAAGCAGCACAGG CTCCTCTGACCCCCGAGGGGTGACGTGTGGAGCAGCGACGCTCTCAGCAGAGAGGGTCAGAGTGGACCACAGGGAGTATAAGAAGTACACAGTGGGGTGTCAGGAGGGCAGCGCCTGCCCAGCCGCCGAGGAGAGCCTGCCCATTGAGGTCGTGGTGGAAGCTGTTCATAAGCTCAAGTATGAAAACTACACCAGCAGCTTCTTCATCAGGGACATCA TCAAACCAGACCCACCCAAGAACCTACAGCTGAAGCCATTAAAGAATTCCCGGTATGTGGAGGTCAGCTGGGAGTACCCTGACACCTGGAGCACCCCACATTCCTACTTCTCCCTGACATTTTGTGTTCAGGTCCAGGGCAAGAACAAGAGAGAAAGG AAAGATAAACTCTTCACGGACAAAACCTCAGCCAAGGTCACGTGCCACAAAGATGCCAACGTCCGCGTGCAAGCCCAGGACCGCTACTACAGCTCATACTGGAGCGAATGGGCATCTGTATCCTGCAGTTAG